The Gadus macrocephalus chromosome 21, ASM3116895v1 genome has a segment encoding these proteins:
- the LOC132449501 gene encoding paired immunoglobulin-like type 2 receptor alpha isoform X12 — protein sequence MVTHQSHKDHGRTEFRAGDSISLSCDGAPSNCSSIIWLFSYKNGRAEALFEKAKLSEGNKERLHVTKECSLEVKTLREEDEGRYTCRSFPSAREEFDHATHQLELMTSTSRPTTTKVKANTTCTSTSEPTTPAVKGGPGLIAGVALGTAVLLIVGLVLLIRWHRRRGNKRPKDPTTIGLNSIRDTPPVIGGLHDEHLSVDGDQGGGPTYASIVLPEGQRSVATAQVEDDSSDAVTYASVRASPRCGEKAGDVDVQQTGIITKRL from the exons GATAGTATCTCTCTATCATGTGATGGGGCTCCGAGTAACTGTTCCAGTATTATCTGGCTGTTCAGTTACAAGAATGGTCGGGCTGAGGCATTATTTGAAAAAGCGAAGTTGTCTGAAGGCAACAAAGAAAGACTACATGTTACAAAGGAGTGTTCTCTGGAGGTGAAGACTctgagagaggaagatgaaggtcGCTACACCTGCAGATCCTTTCCATCAGCACGAGAAGAGTTTGATCATGCAACGCATCAACTAGAGCTAATGA CAAGCACAAGCAGACCAACCACAACCAAAGTGAAAG CAAACACAACTTGCACAAGCACATCAGAACCAACCACTCCAGCAGTGAAAG GTGGACCTGGGTTAATAGCAGGGGTAGCGCTGGGTACAGCGGTCCTGTTGATCGTGGGCCTGGTTCTCCTCATTCGCTGGCACAgaaggagag GAAACAAGAGGCCAAAGGACCCCACAACCATT GGTCTGAACTCTATCAGGGACACCCCACCAGTCATAGGAGGCCTTCATGACGAG CATCTCAGCGTGGACGGAGATCAGGGCGGAGGTCCAACATACGCCTCTATTGTCCTGCCTGAGGGACAGAGGAGCGTGGCTACAGCACAG GTTGAGGACGATTCCAGCGATGCAGTAACCTACGCCTCAGTGAGGGCctctcccagatgtggagagaaGGCTGGTGATGTGGACGTACAACAAACGGGCATAATAACAAAACGTCTTTAG